One genomic segment of Agromyces intestinalis includes these proteins:
- a CDS encoding helix-turn-helix transcriptional regulator, producing MTTSVSSPEMVGRQADLSWLEGLLDEARQSAPRTGVLGGEAGIGKTRLIAEFTRRLDDDVRVLAGQCVDLGEVAAPYAPVKAALRSLVAELGPDAVLDAVGPGRAGLVALLPELAGPEASAGTPMGGPEATGRLHEAIAVLLETISRERTTVLVIEDLHWVDAATLALLRFLMRALTSSRVLIVLTYRTEDIGRGHPVRGFLTEIERDRWVDRRELSRLTRAQVRKLARVLMTDDPTAAQVDSVYGRSEGVPFFVEELIGIGACRVGTSTLPDTLRDLLLARYEPLSEATQSLLRLISTGGVRVPHALLEDVFPGTPDELDRAARDAVLAGVLIVDGEQYAFRHALVREAILADLLPGERARFHAAYADAYERLSAAGGRRLAAEISFHWLGAHNATKAFPATIQAMREARASAAYATAAQLGERAISLWDVVPDPVAAAGMDKIELMGRTTTYLRNAGESERALALVKAAIAECPDDNARLARLLRDQALVVASLGRDGSIPILREALARVAAIPSPDFETSRLRASVMTALAGRLMIDGQIDEAIDIAEEAHALAIEFDTDRSASVARNVASVSRISRGEVAEGLAGLEEARRLAHGDGAALLRYWVNASDARYLVGDHESAVQHAEQGLERARAQGLERSSGVILASNAVDPLQALGEWQRADELIDRALALDPPGPFRVYLLRARIWARLWRGDPEGAAAEFRGVRAIVAPVMAVEAQTRLGVGRLMAELALESGDLAEARSAVGIGVDESATHHLGYVLPYLWTSARLIETARRDTAAAEAAGLDAGALTALEERVREQLADVTTWPTYAVWAPFVEAELTEPGDEQAVDAWRAAVEAATHPASLQYLDAYARLRLGEAVLATGERQLARAELRAARDTAERDGVGLVVRHVDRVAEAAGLSVSAAGAGDEASAASSPAAAAVPATDDTATDGAGHPPDDPGLDELTARERQVLGLIAEGLSNRQIGERLYISGKTASVHVSAILRKLGASTRTEAAVRAGALR from the coding sequence GTGACGACATCGGTGTCGAGCCCCGAGATGGTGGGCCGGCAGGCCGATCTCTCCTGGCTCGAGGGGTTGCTCGACGAGGCGCGGCAGAGCGCCCCGCGCACGGGCGTGCTCGGGGGCGAGGCCGGCATCGGCAAGACCCGATTGATCGCCGAGTTCACGCGGCGACTCGACGACGACGTGCGCGTGCTCGCGGGGCAATGCGTCGACCTCGGCGAGGTCGCCGCACCGTACGCGCCCGTGAAGGCGGCGCTGCGCTCACTGGTGGCCGAACTCGGCCCCGACGCCGTGCTCGACGCGGTGGGGCCGGGTCGGGCCGGGCTCGTCGCGCTGCTTCCCGAACTCGCCGGCCCCGAGGCATCCGCCGGCACCCCGATGGGCGGCCCCGAGGCGACGGGCCGATTGCACGAGGCGATCGCCGTGCTGCTCGAGACGATCTCGCGCGAGCGCACGACGGTGCTCGTGATCGAAGACCTGCACTGGGTCGACGCGGCGACGCTCGCCCTGTTGCGGTTCCTGATGCGCGCGCTCACGTCGAGCCGGGTGCTCATCGTGCTCACCTACCGCACCGAAGACATCGGGCGAGGGCACCCGGTGCGCGGGTTCCTCACCGAGATCGAGCGCGACCGATGGGTCGACCGCCGCGAACTCTCGCGGCTCACCCGCGCGCAGGTGCGCAAGCTCGCGCGGGTGCTCATGACCGACGACCCCACGGCCGCCCAGGTCGACAGTGTCTACGGGCGCAGCGAGGGCGTGCCGTTCTTCGTCGAAGAGCTCATCGGCATCGGCGCCTGCCGGGTCGGCACGTCGACCCTGCCCGACACCCTCCGCGACCTGCTGCTCGCCCGCTACGAACCGCTCAGCGAGGCGACCCAGTCGTTGCTGCGGCTGATCTCCACGGGCGGCGTCCGGGTGCCGCATGCGCTGCTCGAAGACGTCTTCCCCGGCACCCCCGACGAACTCGACCGCGCTGCGCGCGATGCCGTGCTCGCGGGCGTGCTCATCGTCGACGGCGAGCAGTACGCGTTCCGGCACGCGCTCGTACGCGAGGCGATCCTCGCCGACCTGCTGCCCGGTGAGCGTGCACGCTTCCACGCCGCCTACGCCGATGCGTACGAGCGGTTGTCGGCGGCGGGCGGCCGCCGGCTCGCGGCCGAGATCTCGTTCCACTGGCTCGGTGCGCACAATGCCACCAAGGCGTTCCCCGCCACCATCCAGGCGATGCGCGAGGCGCGCGCCTCGGCGGCGTATGCCACGGCCGCGCAGCTCGGCGAGCGGGCGATCTCGCTCTGGGACGTCGTGCCCGACCCCGTCGCCGCGGCCGGCATGGACAAGATCGAGCTCATGGGCCGCACCACGACCTACCTCCGCAACGCGGGCGAGAGCGAGCGTGCGCTCGCCCTCGTGAAGGCCGCGATCGCCGAGTGCCCCGACGACAACGCCCGCCTCGCCCGTCTCCTGCGAGACCAGGCGCTCGTGGTGGCGAGCCTCGGGCGAGACGGGTCGATCCCGATCCTGCGCGAGGCGCTCGCACGCGTGGCGGCGATCCCCTCGCCCGACTTCGAGACGTCGCGCCTGCGGGCCTCCGTCATGACCGCGCTCGCCGGCCGGCTCATGATCGACGGTCAGATCGACGAGGCGATCGACATCGCCGAAGAGGCGCACGCGCTCGCGATCGAGTTCGACACCGACCGCTCGGCATCGGTCGCCCGCAATGTCGCCTCGGTGAGCCGCATCTCGCGCGGCGAGGTCGCCGAGGGTCTCGCCGGCCTCGAAGAGGCGCGTCGACTCGCGCACGGCGACGGTGCGGCGCTGCTGCGGTACTGGGTCAACGCAAGCGACGCGCGTTACCTCGTCGGCGACCACGAGTCGGCGGTGCAGCACGCCGAGCAGGGTCTCGAACGTGCGCGGGCCCAGGGCCTCGAGCGCAGCTCGGGGGTCATCCTCGCGTCGAACGCCGTCGATCCGCTCCAGGCGCTCGGCGAGTGGCAGCGCGCCGACGAACTCATCGATCGGGCGCTCGCGCTCGACCCGCCCGGCCCGTTCCGGGTGTACCTGCTGCGGGCGCGCATCTGGGCTCGGCTCTGGCGCGGAGACCCCGAGGGCGCAGCCGCCGAGTTCCGCGGGGTACGGGCGATCGTGGCACCAGTCATGGCGGTCGAGGCCCAGACACGACTCGGCGTGGGGCGGCTGATGGCCGAACTCGCGCTCGAGTCGGGCGATCTCGCCGAGGCGCGCAGCGCCGTCGGCATCGGGGTCGACGAATCGGCGACGCACCACCTCGGGTACGTGCTGCCCTACCTGTGGACCTCGGCACGACTGATCGAGACCGCGCGGCGCGACACCGCGGCCGCCGAGGCGGCCGGCCTCGACGCCGGGGCGCTCACCGCCCTCGAGGAGCGGGTGCGCGAGCAGCTCGCCGACGTGACGACCTGGCCCACCTACGCCGTATGGGCGCCGTTCGTCGAGGCCGAGCTCACCGAACCCGGCGACGAGCAGGCGGTCGACGCGTGGCGGGCGGCCGTCGAAGCTGCGACGCATCCCGCTTCCCTGCAGTACCTCGACGCGTACGCACGCCTTCGGCTCGGTGAAGCGGTGCTCGCGACCGGCGAACGTCAGCTCGCCCGCGCCGAGCTGCGCGCCGCGCGCGACACGGCCGAGCGCGACGGCGTCGGCCTCGTCGTGCGGCACGTCGACCGGGTCGCCGAGGCCGCCGGGCTCTCGGTTTCGGCCGCAGGCGCCGGCGACGAGGCATCCGCTGCGTCTTCTCCGGCGGCAGCCGCCGTCCCTGCGACCGACGACACCGCGACCGACGGCGCCGGGCACCCGCCCGACGACCCCGGGCTCGACGAGCTCACCGCGCGCGAACGACAGGTGCTCGGGCTCATCGCCGAGGGGCTCAGCAACCGCCAGATCGGCGAGCGGCTGTACATCAGCGGCAAGACGGCGAGCGTGCACGTGTCGGCGATCCTGCGAAAGCTCGGTGCATCCACCCGCACCGAGGCCGCGGTGCGGGCGGGCGCGCTACGGTAA